One Osmerus eperlanus chromosome 16, fOsmEpe2.1, whole genome shotgun sequence DNA segment encodes these proteins:
- the amy2a gene encoding pancreatic alpha-amylase, with product MKLLILVALFGLSLAQHNPNTKHGRTSIVHLFEWRWADIAEECERFLAPNGFGGVQISPPHESIVLNNPWRPWWERYQPISYNLCSRSGTENELRDMITRCNNVGVYIYVDAIINHMCGAGGGEGTHSNCGTYFSAGKKDFPSVPYNHWDFNDNKCKTGSGNIENYGDPYQVRDCRLVSLLDLALEKDYVRGKVADYMNNLTDMGVAGFRVDACKHMWPGDLSAVYGRLHNLNTKWFAKGSRPFIFQEVIDLGGESIKASEYFHLGRVTEFKYGAKLGGIIRKWNGEKLSYTKNWGEGWGFMPDDKALVFVDNHDNQRGHGAGGAAIVTFWDPRMHKMAVAYMLAHPYGVTRVMSSFRWNRNIVNGKDTNDWMGPPSHSDGSTKPVPINPDQTCGDGWVCEHRWRQIKNMVIFRNVVNGQPHSNWWDNQNNQVAFGRGNRGFIVFNNDDWNLDVTLNTGMPGGTYCDVISGQKDGDRCTGKQITVGGDGRAHFKISNQDEDPFVAIHADSKL from the exons ATGAAGCTGCTCATACTGGTGGCACTCTTTGGGCTCAGCCTTGCCCAACACAACCCGAACACTAAGCATGGCAGGACTAGCATTGTTCATCTGTTTGAGTGGCGATGGGCCGATATTGCGGAAGAGTGTGAGCGCTTCTTGGCTCCCAACGGCTTCGGAGGTGTTCAA atctCCCCCCCTCATGAGAGCATCGTGCTGAACAACCCCTGGAGGCCATGGTGGGAGAGGTACCAGCCAATCAGCTACAACCTGTGCTCAAGATCCGGTACTGAGAATGAGCTGAGGGACATGATCACCAGATGCAACAATGTCGGG GTGTACATCTATGTGGACGCGATCATCAACCACATGTGtggtgctggaggtggagagggtacTCATTCCAACTGTGGAACCTACTTCAGCGCTGGCAAGAAAGACTTTCCCTCTGTTCCTTACAACCACTGGGACTTTAATGACAACAAGTGTAAAACCGGCAGTGGAAACATTGAGAACTATGGTGATCCTTACCAG GTACGTGACTGCCGTTTGGTGAGCCTGCTGGACCTGGCTCTGGAGAAGGACTATGTGAGAGGCAAGGTGGCCGACTACATGAATAATCTCACTGATATGGGAGTGGCTGGCTTCAGAGTGGACGCATGCAAGCACATGTGGCCTGGTGACCTAAGCGCAGTGTACGGTCGCCTTCATAACCTCAACACCAAGTGGTTTGCCAAAGGATCCAGGCCTTTCATCTTCCAGGAG GTTATTGATCTCGGTGGTGAGTCCATAAAGGCCAGCGAGTACTTCCATCTTGGCAGAGTCACTGAGTTCAAGTATGGTGCAAAACTGGGAGGAATCATACGCAAATGGAATGGGGAGAAGCTGAGTTACACCAA GAACTGGGGCGAGGGCTGGGGCTTCATGCCAGATGATAAGGCTCTTGTGTTTGTTGACAACCATGACAACCAGAGGGGACACGGAGCTGGTGGGGCTGCCATTGTTACCTTCTGGGATCCTAG gATGCACAAAATGGCTGTTGCCTACATGCTTGCCCACCCCTatggagtgaccagggtgaTGTCTAGCTTCCGCTGGAACCGTAACATTGTCAATGGAAAG GATACAAATGACTGGATGGGCCCCCCCAGTCATAGTGATGGATCCACCAAACCTGTTCCCATCAATCCTGACCAAACCTGCGGAGACGGATGGGTGTGTGAGCACAGATGGCGTCAGATCAA GAATATGGTGATCTTCCGTAATGTGGTCAATGGACAGCCCCATTCCAACTGGTGGGACAACCAGAACAACCAGGTCGCCTTCGGACGTGGCAACCGTGGATTCATCGTCTTCAACAACGATGACTG GAACCTGGATGTCACTCTGAACACTGGCATGCCGGGTGGCACCTACTGTGATGTCATTTCTGGCCAGAAGGACGGAGACAGGTGCACCGGGAAGCAGATCACTGTTGGGGGCGATGGCCGCGCCCACTTCAAGATCAGTAACCAAGATGAGGATCCCTTCGTAGCTATTCATGCTGACTCTAAGCTGTAA